A segment of the bacterium genome:
CACGCTCGCGTGCACGCCGGCCGCCGCCGGCACCGCCTGCGGCACCGACGACGGCAACGTCTGCACCGACGCCGCCTGCGACGGCGCCGGCCTCTGCGTCACGACGAGCAACACCGCGTTCTGCGACGACGGCGACGCCTGCACCAGCGGCGACGTGTGCGCCGCCGGCGCCTGTGCCGGCGCCGTCGGCACGCGCGCCGACCTCGACTGCGCGCTCGCCGGCCTCACCGCCGCCAGCTGCGACGGCGCGCCGCTGCCGAAGGGCCTGGCGAAGGCGCTCGCCAAGCGCACGCGCGGCGCGACCAAGCAGCTGAACAAGGCTACGGCGCTCGCGGCCAAGGGCGCCGCGAGCGCCAAGATCGAGAAGCGCCGCCAGGCGGCCGCGCGTCAGCTCGACGGCGTCGCTGCGCTGACGGCCAAGGCCGTGCGCGCGCGGAACGCGAAGAAGCGCATCGCCGAGTCCTGCAAGGCGACGCTCGACGCGATCGCCGCGCGCAGCCGCGCCGCGATCGCGGGCTTCGGCTTCTAGTGTTCCGAGTCCGAGATTTGGTGACGAACTTCGGACTCGGGACACTAGGGTCTCGGGATCCTAGGGTCGCCGTGCGGCGCCGCCGCCGTGCGCCGCCGGGATCGCCGGCGGCGCCAGCGGGCGGATCGTCACGGTGTGCACGGCACGCGTGCGGTCGCGCCGGATCCACACCTGCTGCCGGCCGGCGCGCACGATCGCCACGTCGCCCGGCGACGTCTCGACGGTGAAGCCGTTCGGGAAGTGGCGCTCGGGCACGAAGATCACCGTCGGGTCGGCGACGCGCCGGCTCGTGTCCTCGGCGAAGGAGTAGACGAACGCGCCGCTCGCGCTGCGGTCCCATGCGATCGACAGCGGGATGCCCGCCGTCTCCATCGGGTAGGGCCGCACGAGCGCGTCGACCACCCCCGGCTTCTCCTCGCCGCGCGCGGTGACGACGGAGAACCCGTTGCCGCTCGGGAAGTAGGCCCACCCCGCACCGCCGACGAGGCGCTCGTCCTGCTCGTCGAGCGTGTGGTGCCAGAAGAGCGTCGTCTGCGCGGGAAAGCGGTCGACCACGCCGCCGTACTCGCCCGGCCACAGGACGGCTCCCTGCACGGACGCCTCGCGCGCCGCCAGCGCGTAGTCCGCGTCGATCTTGGCGCGGTCGCCGTCGTAGGCGAGGTCCTCGAGGCCGCCGGTCACCGTGTAGAGGTGCGGCGCATAGAGGAGGTCGTCGTCGCCGACGGGCTCCGGCTTCGCGGGTATGCCGAGGTTCCGCGTCACCGGCGGCTCCAGCACGATCATCTGTCGCGCCTTCACCGCACGCACCCGCCGGACGGCCTCGCGGTAGAAGGGGTAGAGCGTGTCGTGCTCGAACGTCTGCGTCGCGTACACGTCGAGCGGCTCGTTCAGGAAGTTGAAGCCGACGACGGTCCGCGAGCGCCGATAGTGCTTCGCGACCCGCTCCCACACCCGCAGGAGGTGCTCGACGAGCGGCACCCCGTCGGGCGCGAGCGCCCCGGCCCAGAAGTCGTGCTGCGCCTCCCAGCCGCCGAGAAAGTCGCGGCCGTATCCCTTCCCCTCGCAGCTCCACGCCGGCACGCCGTTCCCCCCGACGCACGGCGACCACTGGAACTGATGCAGCTCGAGCACCACCCGCATCCCGTTCCGCCGCGCCCAGGCGACGATCGGATCGACGTTCCGCCGCAGGTGATCCCGATCGAACACCCCCGGCGCCGGCTCGAGGTAATGCCACGCGACGGGCAGGCGGACGACGTTCACCCCCCACGCCGCCATCTGCACGAAGTCCTCTTGCGCCGGCCCGTTCTGCCGCCCGACGAAGTTGCCGAACTCGAGCCCGGAGTAGTTGAGCCCCCGCAAGAGGACGACGCGGCCGCGGGCGTCGCGGATCCAGTGGTCGTCGGTGTGGAGCCAGCCGGTGGAGGCGAGGGCCGGCGCGGCGAGGAGAAGCGTGAGCGCGAGGGCGGCGAGGCGGCGCATGGGCGCGTGATCCCACCGCGGGGAGCGGGGTGTCAACGGAGATGCCCGGGGATGTCGCAAGCCGTGCCGGCGGCGTCCCTCGCGACGCGGCCGCGAGGCCATCGGTCGTCCCGGTGGGCCCCATCGCCTCCCCCCACGGTGCACGATCGGCGCGCGCCACCGAGCCGTGGAAGCGCGCCGCGACGAGCGGCGCCTCGCGGCTCGCGGCCCCTCACCCTCCCGACGCGCGCGCGCGGGTCGCGATCTCCTGCGCGATCGCGCCGCCCAGGCGCTGCAGGTCCTTCGCCGTCGCGTTTCGTCCCAGCACGAACTTCGCGGCGATCACGTACGGGTTCATGGTGACGGCGCCGCCGGGCATGTGGCCGCTGTCGGCGGCGGTGCTCATGCGGATCGCCGGGATGCGGCGGGGGCCGTCGATGGCGTCGACCGAGACGTCGACCTTGGCCGTCGCGGCGCCGGCGCCGAAGCCGACGGCGGCGCGCTCGGCGCGGTTGCCGGGGTCGACGGAGACGACGTCGCCGGTGACGAGCCAGCCGTGCTCGGGCGGCGGCGCGCCGGGGGCGAGGCGGTAGACGGGGATGCCGAGGTTGGCCTCGTCGAGGCCGCTCGTGATCGCGGCCTCGAGCGTGTCGCTGACGCCCTCGGGCGTCGGCTGGTCGGCGGCGGCGCGGCGTTGCAGCGGGCCCTCGCCGCCGAGGAGGCGGGGGCGGTCGGACAGCAGCTGCTCGCCCTCGCCGATGACGCCGCCGGGGGCCTCGATGGCGGCGGGGTCGGTGACGAAGCTGCCGACGTAGATGGCGCGGGGGGCGGGTACGTCGGCGTCGCGTCCGACCGGCTCGGTCGTCACCGTCGCCTGGCCGGTCATGTAGTTGCCGCCGCCGCCGCGGGCGGCGCAGGCGGCGACGAGGACGACGAGGGCGAGTAGGGGGAGCGTTCTCATCGGTGGGAGCGCCTATCATGCGAGGCACGGGGCGGCCATGCGCGGGTTGCGCGCGCTCGTCCGGCGCGATAGCCGACGCCGGATGTCCCAGACCCACTATCGCAGCCATACCTGCGGCCAGCTCCGCGAGTCCGACGCGGGCACGACCGTTCGGCTCGCGGGCTGGGTGCACCGCAAGCGCGACCACGGCCAGCTGCTCTTCCTCGATCTGCGCGACCACTTCGGCGTCACGCAGTGCGTGATCGACGTCACCAGCCCGCTCTTCAAAGACGCCGAGGCGCTGCGCTCCGAGGCCGTCGTGCAGGTGGCGGGCGAGGTGCGGCGTCGCTCGGCGGAGACGGTCAATCCCGAGCTCGCGACCGGCACGATCGAGATCGCGATCCGCGAGCTGACGGTGCTCTCGACGGCCGAGACGCTGCCGTTCCCGGTGAACGCCGACGCCGACACGCCCGAGGATCTGCGCCTGCGCTACCGCTTCCTCGACCTGCGGCGCGAGGGCATCCACCGGAACATCATCCTGCGCGCGCAGGTGATCGCGTCGATCCGCCGCCGCCTGACCGACGCCGGCTTCACCGAGTTCCAGACGCCGATCCTCACCTCGAGCTCGCCCGAGGGCGCGCGCGACTACCTCGTCCCCTCG
Coding sequences within it:
- a CDS encoding cellulase family glycosylhydrolase → MRRLAALALTLLLAAPALASTGWLHTDDHWIRDARGRVVLLRGLNYSGLEFGNFVGRQNGPAQEDFVQMAAWGVNVVRLPVAWHYLEPAPGVFDRDHLRRNVDPIVAWARRNGMRVVLELHQFQWSPCVGGNGVPAWSCEGKGYGRDFLGGWEAQHDFWAGALAPDGVPLVEHLLRVWERVAKHYRRSRTVVGFNFLNEPLDVYATQTFEHDTLYPFYREAVRRVRAVKARQMIVLEPPVTRNLGIPAKPEPVGDDDLLYAPHLYTVTGGLEDLAYDGDRAKIDADYALAAREASVQGAVLWPGEYGGVVDRFPAQTTLFWHHTLDEQDERLVGGAGWAYFPSGNGFSVVTARGEEKPGVVDALVRPYPMETAGIPLSIAWDRSASGAFVYSFAEDTSRRVADPTVIFVPERHFPNGFTVETSPGDVAIVRAGRQQVWIRRDRTRAVHTVTIRPLAPPAIPAAHGGGAARRP
- a CDS encoding DUF4410 domain-containing protein; protein product: MRTLPLLALVVLVAACAARGGGGNYMTGQATVTTEPVGRDADVPAPRAIYVGSFVTDPAAIEAPGGVIGEGEQLLSDRPRLLGGEGPLQRRAAADQPTPEGVSDTLEAAITSGLDEANLGIPVYRLAPGAPPPEHGWLVTGDVVSVDPGNRAERAAVGFGAGAATAKVDVSVDAIDGPRRIPAIRMSTAADSGHMPGGAVTMNPYVIAAKFVLGRNATAKDLQRLGGAIAQEIATRARASGG